The proteins below are encoded in one region of Lolium rigidum isolate FL_2022 unplaced genomic scaffold, APGP_CSIRO_Lrig_0.1 contig_9424_1, whole genome shotgun sequence:
- the LOC124682368 gene encoding ATP-dependent DNA helicase 2 subunit KU80 isoform X1, with amino-acid sequence MARNKEGLVLLLDVGPSMHRALQEVENVCSTLVRKKLVYNRSDEVGIVLFGTKETCNDLAKELGGYKHVVVKHDIKVVDEETKDALQNLPRGTVPGDFLDAIVVGLDMLIKRFGNTKGKQRLCLITDAQHPLRDPPQGTKVDQVDTIADQMKKHDIKMDCIVFRESGVHHNSVMDENDQLLYHFRDRSVAKVVQVDTPTSLLGALKTRNVLPVTIFRGDLEVSSNFKIKVWVYKKTSEEKFPTLKKYSDKAPPSDKFASHEVKVDYEYKSILEPDTVVPPDQRIKGYLYGPQVVPISSAEWEAVKFKPEKGVKLLGFAHRSSIPRHYFMKDVNSFVPEPGNTKAIVAASAIARAMQETDKVAILRCVWRQGQGSVAFGVLTPNISSVKNVPDSFYFNILPFAEDVREFQFRSFSRLPPSLQPTEEQQEATDNLVKMLDLAPPGREEILRPDFTPNPMLERFYNYLDLKSKEPDANPPPLDTCLKRITRPDPDVIDYQAPLIQNLGKSFELKDNPKRKKARTQERLAYAGLDDQPKKPEDPSAEKAKRIDSQAKKSEDPDAAKMARALEAMFPSTEKAGKIGDLNPVQDFEAMLAERSSSAWVLKAIEEMKKYTTDLIQNSPKGDYYQKALECFVALRKACIIEQEPNEFNQFVTELYENLKTVDDVVKFFQLLASKNVLLISKAEASDSDVTEEMARSFFVKTEASSQ; translated from the exons atggctcgCAACAAG GAAGGGCTGGTCCTGCTGCTGGACGTCGGCCCGTCGATGCACCGGGCGCTTCAGGAGGTCGAGAACGTCTGCTCCACCCTCGTGCGCAAGAAG CTGGTTTATAACAGGAGCGATGAGGTTGGCATCGTTCTTTTCGGAACTAAAG AAACGTGCAATGACCTTGCAAAGGAACTTGGGGGCTATAAGCATGTGGTGGTTAAGCATGATATCAAAGTTGTTGACGAAGAAACAAAAGACGCACTTCAAAATCTTCCAAGAGGAACTGTCCCTGGCGATT TTCTGGATGCTATTGTTGTTGGTTTGGATATGCTGATAAAGAGATTCGGAAATACCAAAGGAAAGCAACGTCTGTGTCTAATCACTGATGCACAACATCCATTAAGAGATCCGCCCCAAGGAACCAAAGTAGATCAGGTGGACACTATTGCAGACCAGATGAAAAAACATGATATTAAGATGGATTGCATTGTTTTCAGAGAATCTGGCGTTCATCACAATTCTGTAATGGATGAAAATGACCAGTTATTATATCACTTCAGAGATAGGTCAGTGGCAAAGGTAGTTCAGGTTGACACCCCAACATCACTCTTAGGTGCTCTCAAGACTAGAAATGTACTCCCAGTTACTATCTTCAGGGGAGACCTTGAAGTGAGCTCTAATTTCAAAATCAAG GTGTGGGTCTATAAGAAAACATCTGAGGAGAAATTCCCCACTTTGAAGAAGTATTCTGATAAGGCTCCTCCAAGCGATAAATTTGCCTCACATGAAGTCAAAGTGGATTATGAGTACAAAAGCATTCTAGAACCAGACACAGTTGTTCCACCAGATCAAAGAATCAAGGGCTATCTTTATGGTCCTCAAGTTGTTCCTATATCATCGGCTGAATGGGAGGCAGTGAAGTTCAAACCAGAGAAAGGTGTGAAGCTTCTAGGTTTCGCACACAGATCCAGCATTCCACG GCACTATTTTATGAAAGACGTGAATTCCTTTGTACCTGAACCGGGAAACACAAAAGCAATTGTTGCAGCTTCTGCCATAGCTAGGGCAATGCAAGAAACAGACAAGGTTGCAATTCTGCGATGTGTTTGGAGGCAAGGTCAAGGGAGTGTTGCTTTTGGTGTATTGACACCCAACATCTCATCAGTGAAAAATGTT CCAGATTCCTTTTACTTCAATATACTTCCATTTGCTGAGGATGTCAGAGAGTTCCAGTTTCGCTCCTTCAGCAGACTGCCACCATCATTACAGCCTACGGAAGAACAGCAGGAAGCGACAGATAACCTGGTGAAGatgttagaccttgcaccacctgGGAGGGAAGAGATCCTCAGACCAGATTTCACTCCAAATCCCATGTTGGAG AGGTTCTACAATTACCTTGATCTGAAGTCAAAAGAACCAGATGCAAATCCCCCACCACTTGATACATGTCTGAAGAGGATAACTAGGCCAGATCCTGATGTCATTGATTATCAAGCACCATTAATCCAAAATTTAGGCAAATCATTTGAGCTGAAGGATAACCCCAAG AGAAAGAAAGCCCGGACACAGGAGAGATTGGCTTATGCTGGTCTGGACGATCAACCTAAGAAGCCAGAAGATCCTTCTGCAGAGAAGGCTAAGAGGATAGACAGTCAAGCTAAAAAGTCAGAAGACCCTGATGCAGCAAAGATGGCTAGGGCGCTAGAAGCTATGTTTCCTTCAACAGAGAAGGCTGGGAAGATCGGAGATCTAAACCCTGTTCAAGATTTCGAAGCTATGCTGGCAGAGAGATCTAGCTCGGCATGGGTTCTGAAGGCAATTGAAGAGATGAAGAAATACACAACGGATTTGATACAAAATTCCCCCAAAGGAGACTATTACCAGAAGGCGCTGGAGTGTTTCGTTGCTCTGCGGAAGGCCTGCATAATCGAACAG GAGCCGAACGAATTCAACCAATTCGTGACAGAGCTCTACGAGAATCTGAAGACGGTGGATGATGTTGTCAAGTTCTTCCAGCTTCTTGCGTCGAAGAATGTTTTGCTTATAAGCAAAGCAGAAGCATCTGACAG CGATGTGACCGAAGAGATGGCGAGGAGCTTCTTTGTGAAAACAGAAGCATCCTCTCAGTAG
- the LOC124682368 gene encoding ATP-dependent DNA helicase 2 subunit KU80 isoform X2, with the protein MISKLLTNETKDALQNLPRGTAPGEFLDAIVVGLDMLIKRFGNTKGKQRLCLITDAQHPLRDPPQGTKVDQVDTIADQMKKHDIKMDCIVFRESGVHHNSVMDENDQLLYHFRDRSVAKVVQVDTPTSLLGALKTRNVLPVTIFRGDLEVSSNFKIKVWVYKKTSEEKFPTLKKYSDKAPPSDKFASHEVKVDYEYKSILEPDTVVPPDQRIKGYLYGPQVVPISSAEWEAVKFKPEKGVKLLGFAHRSSIPRHYFMKDVNSFVPEPGNTKAIVAASAIARAMQETDKVAILRCVWRQGQGSVAFGVLTPNISSVKNVPDSFYFNILPFAEDVREFQFRSFSRLPPSLQPTEEQQEATDNLVKMLDLAPPGREEILRPDFTPNPMLERFYNYLDLKSKEPDANPPPLDTCLKRITRPDPDVIDYQAPLIQNLGKSFELKDNPKRKKARTQERLAYAGLDDQPKKPEDPSAEKAKRIDSQAKKSEDPDAAKMARALEAMFPSTEKAGKIGDLNPVQDFEAMLAERSSSAWVLKAIEEMKKYTTDLIQNSPKGDYYQKALECFVALRKACIIEQEPNEFNQFVTELYENLKTVDDVVKFFQLLASKNVLLISKAEASDSDVTEEMARSFFVKTEASSQ; encoded by the exons TTCTGGATGCTATTGTTGTTGGTTTGGATATGCTGATAAAGAGATTCGGAAATACCAAAGGAAAGCAACGTCTGTGTCTAATCACTGATGCACAACATCCATTAAGAGATCCGCCCCAAGGAACCAAAGTAGATCAGGTGGACACTATTGCAGACCAGATGAAAAAACATGATATTAAGATGGATTGCATTGTTTTCAGAGAATCTGGCGTTCATCACAATTCTGTAATGGATGAAAATGACCAGTTATTATATCACTTCAGAGATAGGTCAGTGGCAAAGGTAGTTCAGGTTGACACCCCAACATCACTCTTAGGTGCTCTCAAGACTAGAAATGTACTCCCAGTTACTATCTTCAGGGGAGACCTTGAAGTGAGCTCTAATTTCAAAATCAAG GTGTGGGTCTATAAGAAAACATCTGAGGAGAAATTCCCCACTTTGAAGAAGTATTCTGATAAGGCTCCTCCAAGCGATAAATTTGCCTCACATGAAGTCAAAGTGGATTATGAGTACAAAAGCATTCTAGAACCAGACACAGTTGTTCCACCAGATCAAAGAATCAAGGGCTATCTTTATGGTCCTCAAGTTGTTCCTATATCATCGGCTGAATGGGAGGCAGTGAAGTTCAAACCAGAGAAAGGTGTGAAGCTTCTAGGTTTCGCACACAGATCCAGCATTCCACG GCACTATTTTATGAAAGACGTGAATTCCTTTGTACCTGAACCGGGAAACACAAAAGCAATTGTTGCAGCTTCTGCCATAGCTAGGGCAATGCAAGAAACAGACAAGGTTGCAATTCTGCGATGTGTTTGGAGGCAAGGTCAAGGGAGTGTTGCTTTTGGTGTATTGACACCCAACATCTCATCAGTGAAAAATGTT CCAGATTCCTTTTACTTCAATATACTTCCATTTGCTGAGGATGTCAGAGAGTTCCAGTTTCGCTCCTTCAGCAGACTGCCACCATCATTACAGCCTACGGAAGAACAGCAGGAAGCGACAGATAACCTGGTGAAGatgttagaccttgcaccacctgGGAGGGAAGAGATCCTCAGACCAGATTTCACTCCAAATCCCATGTTGGAG AGGTTCTACAATTACCTTGATCTGAAGTCAAAAGAACCAGATGCAAATCCCCCACCACTTGATACATGTCTGAAGAGGATAACTAGGCCAGATCCTGATGTCATTGATTATCAAGCACCATTAATCCAAAATTTAGGCAAATCATTTGAGCTGAAGGATAACCCCAAG AGAAAGAAAGCCCGGACACAGGAGAGATTGGCTTATGCTGGTCTGGACGATCAACCTAAGAAGCCAGAAGATCCTTCTGCAGAGAAGGCTAAGAGGATAGACAGTCAAGCTAAAAAGTCAGAAGACCCTGATGCAGCAAAGATGGCTAGGGCGCTAGAAGCTATGTTTCCTTCAACAGAGAAGGCTGGGAAGATCGGAGATCTAAACCCTGTTCAAGATTTCGAAGCTATGCTGGCAGAGAGATCTAGCTCGGCATGGGTTCTGAAGGCAATTGAAGAGATGAAGAAATACACAACGGATTTGATACAAAATTCCCCCAAAGGAGACTATTACCAGAAGGCGCTGGAGTGTTTCGTTGCTCTGCGGAAGGCCTGCATAATCGAACAG GAGCCGAACGAATTCAACCAATTCGTGACAGAGCTCTACGAGAATCTGAAGACGGTGGATGATGTTGTCAAGTTCTTCCAGCTTCTTGCGTCGAAGAATGTTTTGCTTATAAGCAAAGCAGAAGCATCTGACAG CGATGTGACCGAAGAGATGGCGAGGAGCTTCTTTGTGAAAACAGAAGCATCCTCTCAGTAG